ACAGCCCGGACGCTACCGGCTCGGGGTGCGCCCGTACCAGCTCGGCAGCCGCTACGCCGAGCAGCTCGACCTCGCCGCCGAGGGCCAGCAGGTGGCCCGCTCCGTCGCCGAGACCTGCGACGAGACCGTCCATGTGGCGATCCTCGAGGGCACCGACGTCATCTACATCGCCAAGGTCGACTCCACGCACGCGGTGCGCATGGTCTCGGCCGCCGGCCGCCGGCTCCCCGCCCACTGCACCTCGGTCGGCAAGATGCTGCTCGCCTCGCTGCCGGAGCAGGAACTCGCGGCCCGCATCCCGGACGACGCCGAGCTGACCGCGATGACCCCGAACAGCATCACGGATCCCGGCGCGCTGCGCGAGGCCCTGGCGGAGATCCGGCAGCGGGGCATCGCCGTGGAGAGCCGCGAGTCCAACCCGGACGTCAGCTGCGTGGCCGCGCCCGTGCGCGACCGCACCGGCCAGGTCGTCGCGGCGCTGTCCATCTCGGTCCCCATGATCCGCTGGAGCGACGAGCGCCGGGCCGAGCTGGAGCAGCTCGCGGCGAAGGGCGCGGGGGAGCTGTCCGAGCGGCTCGGCCACCGGAGCGCGGTGTGAGCGCCGGGTACGAGGTCGCCGTACGCGCCGAGGCGGAGCTGGGCGAGGGACCCACCTGGGACCCGGCGACGGGCCGGCTGATCTGGCTCGACATCCTGAACATGCGCGTGTGGACCTACGACCCGGCGACGGGCCGGCGCACGGTGCGCACCACCGAGCAGCACGTGGGCGCGGCCAAGCCGCGCGCGGGCGGCGGACTGGTCCTCAACCTGCGGGACGGCGTGGGCCTGCTGGACCCCGACGACGGCTTCCGCTGGCTGCACCACGAGCCGGTCGCGGGCCGCCGCGCGAACGACGCGGCGGTCGCCCCCGACGGCTCGCTGTGGGCGGGCACCATGCGGTACGACGAGGCGCCGGGCGGCGGCACGCTGACCCGGCTCACCGGCGACGGCACGACGGAGACGGTGCTGTCCGACGTCACGGTCAGCAACGGCACGGGATGGAGCCCCGACGGGCGCCTCATGTACTACACCGACACCCCGACCCGCCGGGTGGACGTCTTCGACTACGACGGCGAGCGCGTCCACGGCCGCCGCACGCTGGTGGAGATCGAGCACGGCGCGGGCTTCCCCGACGGACTGACGGTCGACGCGGACGGGTGCGTGTGGGTGGCGCTGTGGGACGGGGGAGCGGTGCGGCGCTACACGCCGGACGGTGTCCTGGACCGGGTGATCACCCTGCCCACGCCGCGTACGACGGCCTGCGCGTTCGGCGGCGCCGGCCTGACCGACCTGTACGTCACCACCGCGCGCGTGGGCCTGCCGTCCCCGCATCCGCT
This genomic interval from Streptomyces sp. NBC_00557 contains the following:
- a CDS encoding SMP-30/gluconolactonase/LRE family protein; translation: MSAGYEVAVRAEAELGEGPTWDPATGRLIWLDILNMRVWTYDPATGRRTVRTTEQHVGAAKPRAGGGLVLNLRDGVGLLDPDDGFRWLHHEPVAGRRANDAAVAPDGSLWAGTMRYDEAPGGGTLTRLTGDGTTETVLSDVTVSNGTGWSPDGRLMYYTDTPTRRVDVFDYDGERVHGRRTLVEIEHGAGFPDGLTVDADGCVWVALWDGGAVRRYTPDGVLDRVITLPTPRTTACAFGGAGLTDLYVTTARVGLPSPHPLAGALLVVPGAGRGLPQPAFQG
- a CDS encoding IclR family transcriptional regulator; amino-acid sequence: MGRLVPAVTRALDILELFLDGDGTLSAPDIVRKLQLPRTTVHELVTTLAARSYIVPVPGQPGRYRLGVRPYQLGSRYAEQLDLAAEGQQVARSVAETCDETVHVAILEGTDVIYIAKVDSTHAVRMVSAAGRRLPAHCTSVGKMLLASLPEQELAARIPDDAELTAMTPNSITDPGALREALAEIRQRGIAVESRESNPDVSCVAAPVRDRTGQVVAALSISVPMIRWSDERRAELEQLAAKGAGELSERLGHRSAV